In one window of Arachis ipaensis cultivar K30076 chromosome B06, Araip1.1, whole genome shotgun sequence DNA:
- the LOC107645486 gene encoding cytoplasmic tRNA 2-thiolation protein 2 — protein sequence MACNGSGCQSGCYKDEEEPKRENLAVPTKTDSASNGNICVKCKLNDSVSGYGGIDDGRFCADCFRSNLFGKFRYAVTSNAMISPTDKVLVAFSGGPSSRIALQYVHDLQERAQKNFDACRDRSLPVFGVGVVFIDESAVVPIPSGEMDEAVGFVSSVVSCLAPPKKELHVVPIETIYSSDSSDGKERLLKILNAVSDPTGREDLLVNIRMLALQKVASEFGYNRLVLGSCISRIASHVISATVKGQGYSLPADIQYVDARWEIPVVLPLRDCFAQEINMLCRLDGLKTLKLSTSPSSTINGLVSSFVQLLQEENPSRESTIVRTAGKLIPFQFNKIPEITDGHVPLATRRRQKRYNLKSNESVSSESFCPLCNSPLDKSEIVNRSNHDNGSTGEFFYAACCSSCQYQILPRDSTTMEQFYTDLPQSIISRSEEANNCNLSLLREQIQDCLLSDDEEET from the exons ATGGCGTGTAACGGCTCTGGTTGCCAATCCGGTTGCTACAAAGACGAAGAAGAACCGAAGCGTGAGAATCTAGCAGTTCCAACAAAAACCGATTCAGCGAGCAATGGGAACATCTGCGTCAAGTGCAAGCTGAACGACTCCGTTTCGGGTTACGGCGGCATCGACGATGGTCGCTTCTGCGCTGATTGCTTCAGGAGCAACCTGTTTGGGAAGTTCAGATACGCCGTCACCTCGAACGCCATGATCTCTCCCACCGATAAGGTCCTTGTTGCATTCTCAGGTGGCCCTTCTTCAAG GATAGCTTTGCAGTATGTGCATGATTTGCAAGAGAGGGCACAGAAGAATTTTGATGCCTGTAGAGATAGGTCGTTGCCTGTGTTTGGTGTTGGAGTGGTGTTTATAGATGAGAGTGCTGTTGTGCCGATTCCTTCTGGTGAGATGGATGAGGCGGTTGGATTTGTTTCTTCGGTTGTTTCGTGTTTAGCCCCGCCAAAGAAGGAGTTGCATGTTGTTCCTATTGAGACAATTTACTCGTCCGATTCTAGTGACGGAAAGGAGAGGCTGTTAAAGATTCTGAATGCTGTGAGTGATCCCACTGGAAGGGAGGATTTGTTGGTTAATATTCGCATGTTGGCACTTCAAAAG GTTGCTTCTGAATTTGGTTATAACAGACTTGTTCTAGGATCATGCATTTCAAGAATTGCTTCTCATGTCATTTCAGCCACTGTGAAG GGTCAGGGATATTCATTACCTGCAGATATACAGTATGTTGATGCTCGATGGGAAATTCCAGTTGTGCTTCCTCTACGTGATTGTTTCGCTCAAGAGATCAACATGCTTTGCCGCCTTGATGG TCTAAAGACTTTAAAGTTGTCTACAAGTCCAAGCTCTACCATCAATGGCTTGGTCTCATCATTTGTACAATTATTGCAG GAAGAAAACCCATCTAGAGAGAGCACAATTGTGAGAACAGCTGGGAAACTCATTCCTTTCCAATTTAACAAGATTCCCGAGATCACTGATGGTCATGTTCCCTTGGCAACTCGAAGACGCCAAAAGAGATATAATCTCAAATCGAATGAATCTGTTTCCTCGGAATCTTTCTGTCCTCTCTGCAATAGCCCACTTGATAAGTCTGAGATTGTTAATCGAAGCAACCATGATAATGGTAGCACTGGTGAATTTTTTTATGCTGCTTGCTGTTCTAGTTGTCAGTATCAGATACTTCCAAGAGATTCCACGACAATGGAGCAATTTTATACGGATTTACCCCAATCTATAATTTCCAGATCAGAGGAAGCAAACAATTGTAACTTGAGTCTGCTAAG GGAACAAATACAAGATTGCTTGCTTtcagatgatgaagaagaaactTAG
- the LOC107647924 gene encoding LOW QUALITY PROTEIN: exosome complex component RRP43 (The sequence of the model RefSeq protein was modified relative to this genomic sequence to represent the inferred CDS: substituted 1 base at 1 genomic stop codon) codes for MGFPDASKDLSSEMEVDAFRRLFPLKYFERHLAEAIRPDGRPLGKARDTTVVLGXLPFYLQFTKSLSSMWLVSHKRIGSTTMLTAIKMEVMTPSLESPDEGCIAIDFHMPPICSPIVRPGRPAEAAPVISKQLSDTISSSGSIDLKELSLVTGKAAWMAYLDVYCLDADGALFDAALLSAVAALSHLQIPAVAMNDDGKIVLLSEDDGQKKAQEPVNKEKRNLTLRSIPFSLTCILHKNYILVDPTAEEESIMETVVTIALDTSGQLVSLYKPGGPVLAFTSAIQDCVALTRQRVKELKGILEEANSTMQVE; via the exons ATGGGATTTCCAGATGCTTCCAAGGATCTTTCATCAGAAATGGAGGTTGATGCCTTTAGGCGCCTTTTCCCACTTAAATATTTTGAGCGTCATCTTGCCGAAGCTATACGTCCTGATGGTAGACCACTTGGGAAAGCTAGAGATACAACTGTAGTTCTTGGTTAGTTGCCATTTTACTTACAATTTACCAAATCTTTGTCTTCTATGTGGCTTGTTAGTCATAAGAGGATTGGATCAACT ACTATGCTGACCGCTATTAAGATGGAAGTTATGACTCCATCCTTGGAATCACCAGATGAGGGATGTATAG CTATTGATTTCCACATGCCTCCAATTTGTTCTCCAATTGTTAGACCTGGAAGGCCTGCTGAAGCAGCACCAGTTATTTCAAAGCAATTGTCTGACACTATTTCCAG TTCTGGAAGTATTGATTTAAAAGAGTTGTCTTTGGTTACTGGAAAAGCTGCATGGATGGCTTACTTG GATGTCTATTGTTTGGATGCTGATGGTGCTCTTTTTGATGCAGCTTTACTTTCGGCAGTAGCTGCCTTATCGCATT TGCAAATACCTGCCGTTGCAATGAATGATGATGGCAAAATAGTGCTCTTGTCCGAGGATGATGGACAAAAGAAGGCACAAGAGCCAGTTAATAAAGAGAAAAGGAATCTTACACTAAGAAGCATTCCATTCTCGTTGACGTGCATACTCCACAAGAACTACATCTTGGTAGATCCCACTGCTGAAGAAGAATCCATTATGGAAACCGTGGTTACGATAGCTTTAGATACATCTGGCCAACTTGTATCCCTTTACAAGCCTGGTGGCCCAGTTCTTGCCTTCACATCTGCTATCCAG GACTGTGTTGCATTGACTAGGCAAAGAGTAAAGGAACTAAAGGGAATCTTAGAGGAAGCAAATTCTACTATGCAAGTTGAGTAG
- the LOC107645487 gene encoding DTW domain-containing protein 2, whose translation MHCMAPEKEDDGTATSPEPQPSPSGRSICSSCRRPNPVCLCHVLPPHPIETSTQVLILHHPHEAHHKLSTTPLLIRSLLRATAVTGRRLRPGLSPLLDRSPPPSVIYLFPATSSTPAVDISDLNVQDLTRNGERELVLIAFDGTWKHAREMVKASEEFLQSRFAVRVCLGVDETVSGGSIYDSELILRKEPFSGCVSTMEAVARVLRVLDPNGVEVESMLIGILREMVRLQAGFLKPMNPRPKLLKKAKEKEKKMMEKDEI comes from the coding sequence ATGCACTGCATGGCACCAGAGAAAGAAGACGACGGCACCGCCACGTCGCCGGAACCACAGCCGTCACCTAGCGGCCGCTCCATCTGCTCCTCCTGCCGCCGCCCTAATCCGGTATGCCTCTGCCACGTGCTTCCCCCTCACCCCATCGAAACCTCCACACAAGTCCTCATCCTCCACCACCCTCACGAGGCGCACCACAAGCTCTCCACAACTCCTCTCCTCATTCGATCCCTTCTCCGCGCCACCGCCGTCACCGGCCGCCGTCTCCGCCCCGGCCTCTCCCCCTTGCTCGACCGATCTCCTCCTCCTTCCGTTATCTACCTCTTTCCGGCGACATCCTCCACTCCGGCCGTCGACATCTCCGACCTGAACGTGCAGGACCTCACGCGAAACGGCGAGAGAGAGCTTGTGTTGATCGCGTTCGATGGTACGTGGAAGCACGCGCGTGAGATGGTGAAGGCGAGCGAGGAGTTCCTCCAATCTAGGTTCGCTGTTAGGGTTTGTTTAGGAGTAGATGAGACCGTGAGTGGCGGAAGCATCTACGATTCGGAGTTAATTCTGAGAAAGGAACCGTTTTCTGGTTGCGTGAGTACCATGGAGGCCGTGGCTAGGGTTTTGAGGGTTCTTGATCCGAATGGAGTTGAAGTTGAGAGCATGCTGATTGGGATTTTGAGGGAGATGGTGAGGTTGCAGGCTGGGTTCTTGAAGCCGATGAATCCGAGGCCGAAATTGCTGAAGAAGGCtaaggaaaaagagaagaaaatgatggaaaaagatgagatttga